A genomic region of Psychrobacter sp. M13 contains the following coding sequences:
- a CDS encoding MATE family efflux transporter, with product MTPVAPPNTLTPIDTRYKRIIAIAVPVMLANLAVPLQSVIDTAIVGNMNDAAKLAGMGLAIQLLSLLLVSFNFLQYASSGLSAQALGQLANSNYENDNKNNVENSIKSQSPLLPILQRALLLAFVIGMVLLLAKPWLIDYGLQALSANPASGLAAKTYLDVRFWGVIAELMNFAFIGWFAGQGKTRYMLYQQGFIAFANITLTLFFVYGLQMDLVGVALGTTIAFWLGVVLALWLSRQHLSINWQALFSIDPKQFTRFKMLRLFMLNKDIFIRTLILTLSFAWMTRLSAQSGDLVLAANAILLQILSISAFALDGVAVSAETLTGQAAGRRDWKRFAIIVKRTGIVSYGLALVLSLIWWAAAPSYLTMMTNISEVFDLANTYKNYAILLPLIGVGAYWMDGIFFGLTAGSVIRNAAIIWAAIFFPISWLLYQRYDMTGIWLSVWCILILRMLVLGVYLYRAQRTGSYEILQPDQ from the coding sequence ATGACTCCAGTTGCCCCACCTAACACTCTTACTCCTATTGATACTCGCTATAAGCGTATCATTGCTATTGCTGTGCCTGTGATGTTGGCTAATTTGGCAGTGCCCCTGCAAAGTGTGATTGATACGGCTATCGTTGGTAATATGAATGACGCAGCGAAGCTGGCTGGCATGGGTTTGGCTATTCAGTTACTGTCGCTATTACTGGTCAGCTTTAACTTTTTGCAATATGCTTCTTCGGGATTATCTGCGCAGGCACTCGGACAACTGGCGAACAGCAATTATGAAAACGATAATAAGAATAATGTAGAAAACTCTATAAAATCGCAATCTCCCCTATTACCTATTTTGCAGCGAGCGCTACTACTGGCTTTTGTTATTGGCATGGTATTGCTGCTGGCAAAGCCTTGGCTAATTGATTATGGCTTGCAAGCTTTATCAGCCAATCCTGCCAGTGGTCTGGCTGCCAAGACTTATTTAGATGTGCGTTTTTGGGGCGTCATCGCTGAATTAATGAACTTTGCCTTTATTGGCTGGTTTGCAGGGCAAGGCAAGACCCGCTATATGCTCTATCAACAAGGCTTTATCGCCTTTGCTAATATTACTTTGACCTTGTTTTTTGTTTATGGTCTACAGATGGACTTGGTCGGTGTGGCATTAGGCACCACTATTGCGTTTTGGCTGGGTGTCGTATTAGCGTTATGGCTCAGTCGCCAACATTTAAGCATCAATTGGCAAGCCTTGTTCTCTATTGATCCAAAGCAGTTTACTCGCTTTAAAATGCTTAGGCTATTTATGCTGAATAAAGATATCTTTATTCGTACGCTGATCTTAACATTGAGCTTCGCTTGGATGACTCGCCTGTCAGCGCAGAGTGGTGATTTAGTGCTGGCGGCGAATGCTATTTTATTACAGATACTGAGTATCTCAGCTTTTGCATTAGACGGCGTAGCGGTATCTGCTGAAACCTTGACCGGTCAAGCAGCAGGTCGCCGTGATTGGAAGCGTTTTGCTATCATCGTCAAACGCACAGGTATCGTCAGCTATGGACTTGCTCTAGTGCTCAGCTTGATTTGGTGGGCTGCAGCACCTAGTTATTTGACAATGATGACTAATATTAGTGAGGTCTTTGATTTGGCGAACACCTATAAAAATTACGCTATTTTATTACCGCTGATAGGCGTTGGCGCATATTGGATGGATGGGATATTTTTTGGTTTGACCGCAGGCAGTGTCATTCGCAATGCGGCTATCATATGGGCGGCTATCTTTTTTCCGATTAGCTGGCTGCTTTATCAGCGTTATGATATGACCGGTATTTGGCTCAGTGTCTGGTGTATTTTGATCTTGCGCATGCTAGTGCTTGGGGTATATCTATATCGAGCACAGCGCACAGGCAGCTATGAGATTTTGCAGCCTGACCAATAA
- a CDS encoding AzlC family ABC transporter permease: MGYLPAGIAFGVLAQVAGVPIWATIMLSIVLYAGAAQYACLPMLSAGLPVGSMATNIAAINLRHVFYAVPLLQTMPTQKLAKTYCLFALTDETFSVMTSLPVNERRALMLPISLFNQSWWVLASAIGVMIGSALNDLVPNLDFALVCLFAILAYEQFKMIKRYFPIIIAVISLAIASLFTSDWLLLVAIAICMVMILARGFWLKKVAKKARTSK; the protein is encoded by the coding sequence ATGGGATACCTACCAGCTGGCATCGCATTTGGCGTGTTGGCGCAAGTGGCAGGCGTGCCTATATGGGCGACGATTATGCTTAGCATAGTTTTGTATGCAGGAGCCGCGCAATATGCTTGTTTGCCGATGCTGAGTGCGGGCTTACCTGTGGGAAGTATGGCGACTAATATTGCTGCTATTAATCTGCGTCATGTGTTCTATGCCGTGCCTTTATTACAAACCATGCCGACGCAAAAGCTCGCTAAGACTTACTGCTTATTTGCTCTCACCGATGAGACCTTTTCGGTGATGACCAGCTTGCCTGTCAACGAGCGCCGAGCGCTTATGTTGCCGATTAGTCTATTTAATCAAAGCTGGTGGGTACTGGCAAGTGCAATTGGGGTAATGATAGGTAGCGCATTGAATGATCTAGTGCCGAATTTGGACTTTGCTTTAGTATGTCTATTTGCCATTTTGGCTTATGAGCAATTTAAAATGATTAAACGATATTTCCCAATTATCATAGCCGTTATTAGCTTAGCTATCGCCTCCCTATTTACCAGTGATTGGTTATTACTCGTGGCGATTGCTATCTGTATGGTAATGATTTTAGCACGTGGATTTTGGTTAAAAAAAGTGGCTAAAAAAGCGAGGACTAGCAAATGA
- a CDS encoding AzlD domain-containing protein: MTSSYLILATFAMAAVTFITRAIPALIPQKLLDKPWLHRLNESLPLSVMVLLILTSMSYLDLNITTRIDSPELHLLLSQIGALGLVLLVYHVSRQLLVSMVVGIAALNGLLWVFERFLGS; this comes from the coding sequence ATGACAAGTAGTTATTTAATCTTGGCAACTTTTGCGATGGCAGCTGTGACGTTTATTACTCGTGCAATACCTGCGCTGATACCTCAGAAGTTACTCGACAAGCCTTGGCTACATCGTCTTAACGAGAGCTTACCGTTATCGGTGATGGTCTTACTGATTCTAACCAGTATGAGTTATCTGGATTTAAATATAACCACTCGCATTGATAGTCCAGAGTTACATTTATTATTATCACAAATAGGCGCTTTGGGATTGGTATTACTCGTCTATCATGTCAGCCGTCAGCTACTGGTCAGCATGGTCGTTGGTATCGCTGCATTAAATGGTTTGCTTTGGGTGTTTGAGCGGTTTTTGGGTAGCTGA
- a CDS encoding IS110 family transposase — protein sequence MDHTYYIGIDISCKSFDAALYIDNTHYQHLSFDNTAQGFDSLLSWLDKAPSDLRFLMEATNVYWEPLAYYLNAKGITVSVINPKCIKGYASSLNIRSKSDIVDAKLIARYCAKEQPQAWLPPKEAERGLLLKLRQLEHLKCQHQSEQVRKTMLRDCDAIASCQRTLDFLASEITLIQATIDELIASDETLKRNAKLLASIPAVGRLTVPWLLAYLGDGSKFKKAKQATSFAGLTPMIHQSGTSVEKKPRISKIGHSEIRKVLYMPAMGFAFGKYKNGAYQSFVTRLNSHGKPKMVVIVALMRKILSIAQAVLKNQQPFNAALHKN from the coding sequence ATGGATCATACTTATTATATTGGCATTGACATCTCATGCAAGAGCTTTGATGCCGCTTTATACATCGACAACACCCACTATCAACATTTAAGCTTTGATAACACTGCCCAAGGCTTTGATTCGCTACTATCGTGGCTCGACAAAGCGCCCTCAGATTTGCGCTTTCTGATGGAAGCGACTAACGTTTATTGGGAACCACTGGCATATTACCTAAACGCTAAAGGTATTACCGTTAGTGTGATCAACCCTAAATGCATTAAAGGCTATGCGAGCAGTCTTAACATTCGTAGCAAGAGTGACATCGTTGATGCTAAGCTTATTGCTCGCTATTGTGCCAAAGAGCAGCCACAAGCGTGGCTACCCCCTAAAGAAGCAGAGCGAGGCTTGCTGCTAAAGCTACGTCAGCTTGAGCATTTAAAGTGCCAGCATCAATCTGAACAGGTGCGTAAAACTATGCTTAGAGACTGTGATGCTATAGCATCCTGTCAGCGAACACTTGACTTTCTAGCATCTGAAATCACTTTGATTCAAGCGACTATAGATGAGCTTATTGCCTCTGATGAGACGCTCAAACGTAATGCCAAGCTTCTAGCCTCTATACCCGCTGTTGGCAGGCTCACTGTGCCTTGGCTACTTGCCTATCTAGGCGATGGGTCTAAGTTCAAAAAGGCAAAACAAGCGACAAGCTTTGCAGGTCTCACTCCTATGATTCATCAGTCAGGAACCTCTGTTGAAAAGAAGCCTCGTATCTCTAAGATTGGTCATTCCGAAATTAGAAAGGTGCTGTATATGCCTGCTATGGGGTTCGCATTTGGCAAGTATAAAAATGGTGCTTATCAAAGCTTTGTCACTCGCTTAAACAGTCATGGCAAACCTAAGATGGTGGTGATCGTCGCTTTGATGCGAAAGATTCTATCCATCGCTCAAGCGGTTCTCAAAAACCAACAGCCTTTTAATGCTGCTTTACATAAAAATTGA